GCTACatctttttgtttaaatttacaAGCTCCACCACTGATTTCAGGTTTTGGCATTGTAACAGCTTTGGCAGAAGTTAAAGAACCAAAATTAAGTTGATATTTATAGAACATTTAGTTTAgcatatacattaaaaaataagaaagttagAAATACCACCTTCCCTGAACTACATACAATTCCTTCTCAAACCAAGCTAttatcatctttttttcttactCCAACCAAAATAGGAGAAGTAAATTGTACGGAGGAAAGGAGTAACTATACGAACCTGAAGCTAAAATAACAGAGCACCTCTTCTGATGAACTTTGGATTGAATGAAGATAATTTAGATATGGTTACCAAACCTCAATATGTACTTCctgaaacacaaattaaaaactaTTTCAAGACTAAGTGTTTGTCATCACAAAAACCAGACACACAATTATGTGAAAACATCATGAACACAATGTTGGATCACTGGTTTGATTTTAGAGTCATCAGTGAAAGGAAATGAGACCCATTGGGTACAAACTGCACACACCATTGAGTGAAGTTGATAGGAACGAAATTGTTGCTGATGGCATCACTACAACTTCTTTGACTACTTCAGGTACATGATTATCATCATCTTCAAATATGGAAAGCATATTCTTTGCATCTTGACTGCATTAGCTACATACTTTCTCACCTTCAGAAATCTGTTTGATAACGtgtccaaattaaaaaaaaaaaaaagaaatagttATTATTACAGAACCTTTTCTTAGTATTAGAAATAGCTTATTAGGCGTCTactactatttattttatgtaagATTCAATCTATGAGCAAAAAACTTGTACAACTTATGCATGCTGATTCCTTTCACTATCCTACATGAATCTTGCAACAACAGCTAACTCTATGATCATAAAGAATTGAGAAAGACAGAAACACAATTTTGTAACTCTTTTCTTTCTACAAATAAagttatgatttattttttctctgtGCAAAAAGCAAAAGGGAAAGAAATTATAGAGAGGAATAGAAAAATATACCAACAACAACGAAAGCTTTTCAATAATGAGTGCCACCAACTTTCTCCATCATGTCTTTGCTTTTCAATAACTTGAAGCCAAAATCAGAAAACACAGAGTTTCTGTTGCCCAATACATAAATCCAGCTTAATTATCACCTCAAATGAAAATAGAATTAGATGAAGATGTATAGGGAATGTATAGGATTACATCTCGATATGTGCACAAGCTACCTGCAGAAGattgtaaaaatattaaatttgataaatccatttgtttaaaaataaacaccCAAAATATGAGAGTTAACAAGTAATACAGATAATAATGACTGTTTCCCAGAGTAAGAAAGGATATTTGTTTAACTAGAACTGCAAACTGAGAGCTTTCCCcataaatgaaagaaaagaatgcAAATTTTCCAGTTGGCATATGAGTTCAAGTGGTTAGtgttttttatagaaaaagaaaaaaattgacttgaaggaaaaggaaaatttaTGCATGTGTGAATTTAATTGTGGTAGCATGACAAATATGAAGGTTAGAGAATTACCTGCTCAGAAATCTCTACTCAGAAATTTGAATCTCATCGACTATAATGGTGGGGATGTGGGAAATTTTGGACCAAATTTGTTGATGCTTGTTCTTGCAGTGTTCGCCCAGCAAACCACAGAAATCAAGTTGAAGTAGTAAGAGAGAGGGAGGCAGCTTTTCTCCTGCAATATTCTCCAGAGTATCACACAATGAAATGTGTAATTCTTGGAGGGAGGAAGGCAGCTTTTCTCCTGCAATATTCTCCAGAGTACCACACCATGAAATGTGTAATTGTTGGAGGGAGGTGAGGCGGAGAAGCTCGTTGCGATGAGTGAGGTTGTCCAAGTTGCCCAACCATGATAGGTCCCTCACTTGTTTCTCGCAATCTCCTACCCTAAGCTCTTTCAGGTTAGGCGGCAAACCTCCCTCTGGCAACCTGCAAATGTTTGGGCAACCTTGTATGTCGAGAGACTGTAAATTTGGGATGCCACGTGGCAATGCATCGAACTTGTTGCAATTTGTGATGCTGAGATGTTGAAGAGCAGCATGTGGTGGCTCTGACATTGAAACTGATTCCACATTCTCACACTGTGTTATCTCGAGATTCTTGAGTTTGGGAAAGGCATCCAACGACAATAAGCTCAGTGAATCacaacttttatatatttttagatcTACCAAATCATACTTGTCTTGTTGCTGGAGTAATTCAATTCGGTCGCACCACGAGATTTTGAGCTTTTGCAAAGATTTGGGTAAACAATTGCCCCCCATCAAGCCTCATCTCTTTATCCCATCCTTCATCATCTACGTCTCGTATTTTCAGTTGGCGCACTTTGGAAACATCCGATGAGGAAGAAACGATTCTCATTAATACCTGATTAACCATATCTCCCTTTAACATTCGACACTCTCTTATTTGAAGGCTCTTAAGCTGAGGAAAGGCTTCTGAGTCAGGTAAGCTCCACTCCTCCCAACATGACATGTCATCAAATACCAATGTCTCCAGTGAGGGAAACGGTGCAATAGGCGAAGAATGTTGATGGCCTTCATTCATGTAAAACTCCTTGCCAATGCTCTTCAGCTCATCAAACCTTTCAACGCGGAGGGACTTGAGGGATGGCAGCTGTCCAAGTGAAGGCAACATGCAGCAATTCATGCAGGACTTCAGAGATACACGTGTCATATTTTTGTAGGAACAGCACCCCAACCAGTTGGAAAATATTGTACCCTTGTATCCCTTGATTTTCAACTCCTTCAAGCCTGTGTCCGGTTGCAAGCCCTGGAGTATATCTTGATCATCAGTATGTGTGTTTGAAACCATATCATCATCTGAAGACCATTTCAACAATAAGTACTCAATGTGCTTCTTATCTATTATCCTTGCATTCCTTGCCTGATTGGCATCAACCACATTCTCCAATTTCTGAATCTCAAGTGTTCCATGAAGATTTAAAAGCGCTGCTAACTCTTGGATTCCATTGTCTTCAGACTTGCCTACGATGTAGTAACTTAAAATGCGCAACTGTTTTAATTTGCCCATTCCTTTTGGCATTTCTTTCAGACGAGTACCTCTTATATCAAGATGCCGCAAATTCACAAGATTATACATGCCATTGGGCAGCATAGTCAGCTTTGAACAACCTACTAACTTTAAAGTTTGTAGATTGCACAAGTTGCATAACGACTGAGGCAATACCTCAATATCACTCCAAGAAAGATCCAAATAGCGCAGTTGGATCAGTTTACCTATTGAATCAGGAAATACATTCGGTATATCAAGGGATAAAACTCTCAGGTATTTATTCTTTGACAATATGTCACATGGTAATGTTGCGGCTTCTCCCCTGAATAAATGTCCATgattgataaataataatgtcctCAAAGATTCTATTTTAATAGAGGAGCATGTTTTCTCAGGGATTGAATCACCGTATGACAAATGACGAGTTAGAATACTCATTTCTTCCTCTTCACCAAGTTCTTCAGATAGTCTACAACAAAATTTTCCAGCAAGAAAAATCGCCAAGTCATGCATGAGATCGTGCATCACAAAATacttctcatcatcattctcgaCCTGCTTGAAGAATAGTCTTGAAACCAAGTCATCAAAACACTCGCAACCAACTTCTTCTAAAGTCTGTCCCCTCCTTGGTGGTTGTAAAAGGTTTTCCGCCATCCACAGCAATATTAATTCATCTTTATCAAATTGATAATCTTTGGGATACAATGAACAATAAACAAAGCATCGTTTCAAATGAGTAGGCAGATGATGGTAACTTAATAACAATGCAGGAACAATCTTACTATTTGCCAGACGAAATTCCCAAATGTCACTGAATAGTATTTTATTCCATTCTTCAACACGATGCTCTGAGCGCAACAAGCGTCCAAGTGTTTCTGCAGCTAACGGCAACCCATCACACCTCTCGACAATCTTTCTACCTATTCCTTCCAGTTCTGAGCTCCCATTTGATTTAGGAAAGGATGCATTGTCCGCAAAAATAGACCAACAATCATCATCTGACAGTTGATTGAGGGTGTAAGAGTTATAGTGTTGGACTATTCGACCAACATTTACCATGCGGGTAGTTAGAAGAATAGTGCTTCCCTTTGTCCCATGTTGAAAAGGGGTGATAAAACTATTCCATTTGTCAGCATCTTCACTCCAAACATCGTCCAAAACAATGAAAAACTTCTTTTGTGACAGTTTTTCCTTCAAATGTTGTTGAAGTAAATCAAAGCCGTCAAGACTACAAACACCTGAAGAGATCCCCTTTATAACATTCTTTGTAGTCTCAACAACATCAAAATTTTCAGAAACACAAATCCATGCTTTCAGATCAACCCCGTGCATCAAATCCTTATTGTTGTAGAGCCATTGCGCCAAAGTAGTTTTACCAACACCGCCCATACCAAGAATAGAGATGACGGACAAGTTATGATGATTGTTGTCATTGAGCATCTTGATTAGTGCCTGTTGGTCACCATCCCTGCCGAACACATTCCCCTTCACAAGAGAAGTGGATGGAGGTCTCCATGAAGAGCTTCCTGTTTGAATCTCTCTCAGACCAAGGGTATCTTTGCGTCTCTCAAGATCTTCTATTCTTTCAACCACCTCTTCTATCTTAGTCACCATCTTCCTACCAGACAGATCAAGGAAGTGAGGAAGACGAATGCGTACCTTGTTGCGAATTTGAGCTTTGATGAAGACACGGTCCAGCAAGTCATCAGCAGTGTAGAGAGCATCTTTGAGACTATCAAGCCATTCCCTCACGAGTTCGTTTCCAAACTGCTTCTGCTCAGCGTCAGCAGCCAGATCTTTGGCCGCCAAGATAGCAGTCTTCAGCTTCTCAACCAACTTCCGATCCAGCTTCTTGCCCACCACCAAGTTGAGAAACTCAGATGAAATGAGCCTGTCAAGAACAACGTTGGCCAAGCCATTAACTAGAGCTCCAACCACAAGTGCTTCAGCCATGATATGATACAGATCTCAACAACAGCGAActaatgagtgagagattggaaTTTTCAGAATGTAACAAAGAGAGAGCAATGGTGCAATAATGTTTGCAAGGTATTCACTATGCAGCAATAGGCATACAGCGAGATATCACCAGCGAAGAGACGTTGGCATCACGTGGTATCGATCTCCGAGGTAACATAAAATAATTCCCAGTTGTGGAGTGCATAGCTGGCTTTGCACGTTACTTCATTTTTATATTCTTCTTTGAAGGATGAAACAGAGTATTCAAATAGCAAAAAGGTGACCAACTTAAACTAGTCTTTGTGGAAATTAATAAACTATATAATGGTGGTGTGAGGTTAAAATGGGGTTGGTAATAGTGTTTACTCATTGGCTTCACGTGCTAGCTCTCTTCAAGGTCACTTTTCAATTTTAGAAACACAACATATTGATTTGCCAAATGCCTCATCAATTGGAATAACTGCTTGAGAGAATAATTGGGGTAACAATACACAAAACAGTGACAACGATCGAATAACAAGCCGaaacaataaaaatagaaacaaatcaaataaaacagTACCACTATAATTAGAGTAAGGATACAAGAGAATCTCAAATAAGTGCACAAATCAAATGCTTACATTAAGTCAAAAACAATCAAGCGCCAAAGCATATAAATGTGaaccaaaaacatgaaaaatttacAGAACCACAACTGGTTTGATATATGTACAAACTGCACACACCATTGAGTAAAGTTGATAGGAACAAAATTGTTGCTGATGGCATCACTACAACTTCTTTGACTACTTCAGGTACATGATTGTCATCTTCAAATATGGAAAGCATATTCTTTGAATCTTGACTGCATTAGCTACATATCTTGGTCACCTCGGGAAATCTGTTTGATAACGTGCCCAAATCCAAAACGGAAGAAATAGTTATTATTACAGAACCATTTCTTAGTATTAGAAATAGCTTATTATAGGCATCTACTACTATTTATTCAATCTACGGGCAAAAACTTAACACCTTATGATGCTGACTCCTTTCACTATCCTACATGAATCTTGTAACAACAGCAACTCCATGATCATAAAGATTTGACAAAAACAGAAACACAATTTTATAACTCGTTTCTTTCCACAAAtcaagttataatttattttttctctgtgcaaaaagcaaacaagaaagaaaattataGAGAGGAATAGAGAAATATACCAACAACAACCAAAGCTTTTCAATAATGAGTGTCAGTGTGTCACCAACTTTCTCCATCATGTCTTTGCTTTTCAATAACTTGAAGCCAAAATCATAAAACACACAGTTTCTGTTTCCCAATACATGAATCCAGCTTAATTACCACCTCAAATGAAGTTAGAATTAGATGAAGATGTATAGGCAATGTATAGGATTACATCTCGATATGTGCACAAGCTACCTGTAGAAGattgtaaaaatattaaatttgatacatccatttgtttaaaaataaacaccCAACTGTTGCATACACAAAATATacgatttttttaataaaatatgagaGTTAACAAGTATTACAGATAACAATGGCTGTTTCCTCGAGAAATAAAGGATATTTCTTTAACTAGAGCTGCAAACTGAGAACTTTCCcgataaacaaaagaaaagaatgcaAATTTTGCAGTTGGCATATGAGTTCAAGTGGTTAATGTTGTttatagaaagagaaaaaaattgacttgaaggaaaaggaaaatttaTGCATGTGTGAATTTAATTGTGGTAGCATGACAAATATGAAGGTTAGAGAATTACCTGCTCAAAAAATTTGCTTGCCATCAACTTGAATGGTGGGGATGTGGGAAATTTTGGACCAAATTTGTGGATGCTTGTTCTTGCAGTGTTCGCCCAACAGACGACAGGCATGAATTCGAAGTAGTAAGAGAGAAGGAGGCAGCTTTTCTCCTTCCATAATCTTCAGGTTCAAACAGTACTCAATTTGTAGTTGTTGGAGGGAGGTGAGGTGGAGAAGCTCGCTGCACTCCAATGTGTGCAGATTATCAAACCAGCTTATCTGAAGAAAGGCAAGGGAGGGAAGGCGAGGCAGCCAACCCTCCTCTGGGAAAGGCGAGGCAGCGACCTTCAATGACTCTAGTATGTCCTTCTTATAGCCGTTGCCTGAGATGGTGAGATAAGTGATGTTGTCCAAGTTGCCCAACCATGATAGATCCCTCAGTTGTTGCTCGCAAAATCCTATCCTAAGCGCTTTCAGGTTAGGCGGCAAACCTCCCTCTGGCAACCTACAAATGTTTGGGCAACCTCGTATGTCAAGATACTCTAAATTTGGGATGCCACGTGGCAATGCCTCCCACTTGTCGCAATTTGTGACGCTGAGATATTGAAGAGCAGCGTGTAGTGGCTCTGACATTGAAACTGATTCCAGATTCTTACATTCTCTTATCTCCAGATTCTTGAGTTTGGGAAAGGCATCCAACGACAATGAGGTCAGTGAATCACAACTGAATTCTATTTGTAGATCTACCAAATCATACTTGTCTTGTTGCTGGAGTAATTCAATTTGCCTGCACCTATACATTGTTAGCTTTTGCAAAGATTTGGGTAAACAATTTCCCCCCAAGGATACAACAGACAAACATAATGAGATATGTAGTTCTTGGAGGGAAGTTAGATGGTGCATGATCCTTTCCTTAAATGCACACTCCACCACACATTCAAATCCACTAATTGATAACATATCCCCGTCAAGTCTCATCTTTTTATCCCATGTTTCACCATCCTCTAGTATTTCCAGTTGTCGCACTTTGGAAACATCCGATGAGGAAGAAACGATTCTCATCAATACCTGATTAAGCATATCTCCCTTTAACATTCGACAATGTCTTATTTGAAGGCTCTTAAGCTGAGGAAAGGCTTCTGAGTCAGGTAAGTGCCACTCCTCCCAACATGACATCTCATCAAATTCCAATGTCTCCAAGGAGGGAAACGGTGCAATAGGCGAAGAACGTTGATGGCCTTCATTCTTGTAAAACTCCTTGCCAATGCTCTTCAGCTGATCAAACCTTTCAATGCGGAGGGACTTTAGAGATGGCAGCTGTCCAAGTGAAGGCAGCATGTAGCAATTCCTGCAAGACTCCAGAGATACATGTGTCATATTGCTGTAGGAACAGCCCCCCAACCAATCTGCAAATATTTTACCTTTGTATCCCTCGATTTTCAACACTTTCAAGACACGGTGCGGTTGCAAGCCCTGGAGTATGTCTTGTTCATCATTATGTATGTTTGAAACCATATCATCACCTGAAGACCATTCCAAGAATAAGCACTCAATGTGCTTCTTATCTATTATCCTTGCACTCCTTGCCTGATTGACATCAAACACATTCTCCAATTTTTGAAGCTCAAGTGAACCATGAAGATTTAAAAGCCCTCCTAACTCTTGGATTCTGTTGTCTTCTTGCTTTCCCACCACAAACTTGCTTAAAATGTGCAACTGTTTTAATTCGCCCATTCCTTTTGGCATTTCTTTCAGAGGAGTACCCGTTATATTAAGATGCCGCAAATTCACAAGATTAGACATGCCATTGGGCAGCATAGTCAGCTTTGAACAACCTTCTAACTTTAAAGTTTGTAGATTGCACAAGTTGCATAATGACGGCGGCAATACCTCAATATCACTCCAAGAAAGATCCAAATAGCGCAGTTGGATCAATTTAGCTATTGAATCAGGAAATATATTAAGTCTATCAAACGATAAAACTCTCAGGTATTTATTCTTTGACAATATGTCACATGGTAATGTTGCGCGTGCTTTCCAGAAACCAGCTTCATGATTGGTATATAGTAATGTCCTCaaagattctattttattagaGGAGCATGTTTTTTCAGGGATTGAATCACCGTATGACAAATGACGAGTTAGAATACTCATCTCTTCCTTTTCACCAAGTTCTTCTGAGAATCTACAATAAAGATCTCCAGCAAGAAAAGTTGCCAAGTCATGcatgagatcatgcatcacAAAATacttctcatcatcattctcgaCTTGCTTAAAGAATAGTCTTGAAGCCAAGTCATCAAAACAGTCGTAACCAACTTCTTCTAAAGTCTGTCCCCTCCGTGGTGGTTGTAAAAGGTCTTCAGCCATCCACAGcaaaattaattcatctttATCAAGTTTATGATCTTTGGGATACAATGAACAATAAACAAAACAACATTTTAAATGAGCAGGCAAATGATGGTAACTTAATAACAATGCAGGAACAATCTTGCAATTTTCCAGACGAAAATCCCAAATGTCACTCGACAGTATTTTATTCCATTCTTCAACATGATGCTCTGAACGCAACAAGCGTCCAAGTGTTTCTGCAGCTAACGGCAAGCCATCACACCTCTTGACAATCTTTCTACCTATTCCTTCCAGTTCTGAGCTCCCATTTGACTCGGGAAAGGATGCATTGTCCGCAAAAATAGACCAACAATAATCATCTGACAGTTGCTTGAGAATGTAAGAGTTATAGTGTTGGACTATTGGACCAACATTTACCTTGCGGGTAGTTAGAAGAATAGTGCTTCCCTTTCTCCCATGTTGAAAAGGGGTGATAAAACTATTCCATTTGTCAGCATCTTCACTCCAAACATCGTCCAAAACAATGAAGAACTTCTTTTCTGACAGTTTTATCTTCAAATCTTGTTGAAGTAAATCAAAGCTGTCAAGGCTACAGACACCTGAAGAGATCCCCTTTATAACATTCTTTGTAGTCTCAACAACATCAAAATTTTCAGAAACACAAATCCATACTTTCAGATCAACCCCGTACATCAAATCCTTATTGTTGTAGAGCCATTGAGCTAAAGTAGTTTTACCAACCCCGCCCATACCAACAATAGAGATGACGGACAAGTTGCGATCATTGTTGTCATGGAGCATCTTGATTAGTGCCTGTTGGTCAGCATCCCTGCCGAACACATTCCCCTTGACAAGAGAAGTGGATGGAGGTCTCCATGAAGAGCTTCCCGTTGAAATCTCTCTCAGACCAAGGGTATCTTTGCAAGTCTCAAGATCTACTATTCTTTCAAGTTGCTCCTCTGATTCTTGCAAGTAGGGAAGTTGCGAATTTGAGCTTTGATGAAGACACGGTCCAGCAAGTCATCAGCAGTGTAGAGAGCATCTTTGAGACTATCAAGCCACTCCCTCACGAGTTCGTTTCCAAACTGCTTCTGCTCAGCGTCAGCAACCAGAGCTTTGGCAGCCAAGATAGCAGTCCTCAGCCTTTCAACCAACTTCCGGTGCAGCTTCTTGCCCACCACCAAGTTGACAAACTCACGTGAAATGAGCCTGTCAAGAATGACGTTGGCGAAGCCAGAAACTAAGGCTCCAACAACAAGTGTTTCAGCCATGATATGATGCAGATCACAACAACAGCCAAATAATCAGTGAGTGATTGGATTTTGAGAATGCAAGGAAGAGAGAGCAATATTGCAGTAATGCTTGCAAGGtattcaacaataataaaagcCATATAAGCGAGATATCACCAAGGTTCCTCACCAAAAACTCGTTGACATCGCATGGAGTGCATAGCTGGCTTTGCTATATTTACTTCATTTTTATATTCTTCTTTGAAGGTTGAAACACAGTATTCAAATAGCAAAAGGGTGACCAACCGAAACTAGTCTTTGTGGACAATAATTAACTATATAATTTAATGTAGGATCATCATCTTATGATATCAATGCATATCATTATTGATAACAATAATGGATCGTGTGAGGTTAAAATATGTTGGCAACATAGCTTAGACCATTGAATTCATGTGGTAGCTGCCTTCAAGGATACTCTtcacaaattaaaattgcaaTTTGAGGAAGGTTTCAGACTTTCTGCACAACCCAGCTAATAGCTAGTCCTGTTACTATTTTAATTCGATAATAATAGTTGAAACATTTAAATAGCCATATAATTCAAATGATTATTAAGTTTAAATGTGATAGAAAGGGAGAAAGAGCGTGAAATACATAATCACatgtacaaataatattaatacatATTCATatgtagaaatattttttttttctttatctacTAGAGAAATGGTATTCCATGTCAGCAGCTAATATGTTAGTATGTCACGTAGGCAACTTCGTCAACGAATTAGCACTTGAATCATTTTGTCAAATAGAACATATTTTTGTAGTAATCTTGTCATTACTATCTATTGCGACTATTTTGTCAAAATCTGATTTTTTCCGACAATCAAAATGCCTATTTActctattttaaattacatgctacaatttaattttccaaGCAACAACCAGGCTAAATGATTGCATAGTCGATGGAATTCTTTGAGCAGTCAGATTAGAACTGGTTAAGGTCATGATGCTTGATA
This sequence is a window from Arachis duranensis cultivar V14167 chromosome 2, aradu.V14167.gnm2.J7QH, whole genome shotgun sequence. Protein-coding genes within it:
- the LOC127744875 gene encoding putative disease resistance protein At3g14460 — translated: MLHDNNDRNLSVISIVGMGGVGKTTLAQWLYNNKDLMYGVDLKVWICVSENFDVVETTKNVIKGISSGVCSLDSFDLLQQDLKIKLSEKKFFIVLDDVWSEDADKWNSFITPFQHGRKGSTILLTTRKVNVGPIVQHYNSYILKQLSDDYCWSIFADNASFPESNGSSELEGIGRKIVKRCDGLPLAAETLGRLLRSEHHVEEWNKILSSDIWDFRLENCKIVPALLLSYHHLPAHLKCCFVYCSLYPKDHKLDKDELILLWMAEDLLQPPRRGQTLEEVGYDCFDDLASRLFFKQVENDDEKYFVMHDLMHDLATFLAGDLYCRFSEELGEKEEMSILTRHLSYGDSIPEKTCSSNKIESLRTLLYTNHEAGFWKARATLPCDILSKNKYLRVLSFDRLNIFPDSIAKLIQLRYLDLSWSDIEVLPPSLCNLCNLQTLKLEGCSKLTMLPNGMSNLVNLRHLNITGTPLKEMPKGMGELKQLHILSKFVVGKQEDNRIQELGGLLNLHGSLELQKLENVFDVNQARSARIIDKKHIECLFLEWSSGDDMVSNIHNDEQDILQGLQPHRVLKVLKIEGYKGKIFADWLGGCSYSNMTHVSLESCRNCYMLPSLGQLPSLKSLRIERFDQLKSIGKEFYKNEGHQRSSPIAPFPSLETLEFDEMSCWEEWHLPDSEAFPQLKSLQIRHCRMLKGDMLNQVLMRIVSSSSDVSKVRQLEILEDGETWDKKMRLDGDMLSISGFECVVECAFKERIMHHLTSLQELHISLCLSVVSLGGNCLPKSLQKLTMYRCRQIELLQQQDKYDLVDLQIEFSCDSLTSLSLDAFPKLKNLEIRECKNLESVSMSEPLHAALQYLSVTNCDKWEALPRGIPNLEYLDIRGCPNICRLPEGGLPPNLKALRIGFCEQQLRDLSWLGNLDNITYLTISGNGYKKDILESLKVAASPFPEEGWLPRLPSLAFLQISWFDNLHTLECSELLHLTSLQQLQIEYCLNLKIMEGEKLPPSLLLLRIHACRLLGEHCKNKHPQIWSKISHIPTIQVDGKQIF